In Thermococcus sp., the DNA window CCGGTTCTGAAAAACGAGGTCTTCGCCGAAGACGATGACTTAGCAGATGTGAACGTCTCCAGAAACGGCCGTTACGTCCGCTTTGATGAGGTTCTGCGCGACGGCGATGTAATAGCTATATTCCCCCCGGTGAGCGGTGGTTGAGATGCTGAGCGATAGGGAACTCGAAAGGTACGACAGGCAGATAATGGTCTTTGGGGTTGAGGGGCAGGAAAAGCTCAAAAGCGCGAAGGTCGCCGTCGTCGGCGTCGGCGGTCTCGGAAGTCCCGTTGCCTATTACCTAGCCGCCGCTGGGATAGGCACGCTCCTTTTGATAGACGAGCAGGAGCCTGAACTTAGCAACCTGAACAGGCAGATACTCCACTGGGAGGAAGACATTAACAAAAACCCCAAACCCCTCTCCGCTAAATGGAAGCTGGAGCGCTTCAACTCCGACGTAAAAATCGAGACCTTCGTGGGGAAACTAACGCGCGACAACATCGAGGAGGTTCTTGAGGGGGTCGACGTCATAGTTGACTGTCTCGACAACTTTGAAACGCGCTTTCTCTTGGATGAGTACTCCCAGAAAACGGGAATCCCGCTCGT includes these proteins:
- a CDS encoding MoaD family protein; this translates as PVLKNEVFAEDDDLADVNVSRNGRYVRFDEVLRDGDVIAIFPPVSGG
- a CDS encoding ThiF family adenylyltransferase, encoding MLSDRELERYDRQIMVFGVEGQEKLKSAKVAVVGVGGLGSPVAYYLAAAGIGTLLLIDEQEPELSNLNRQILHWEEDINKNPKPLSAKWKLERFNSDVKIETFVGKLTRDNIEEVLEGVDVIVDCLDNFETRFLLDEYSQKTGIPLVHGAVEGTFGQVTTILPGKTKSLREIFPSVREKKGKFPIIGATAGVVGSIQAMEVIKLLTGFGEPLLNKLLLVDLAYNTFDVVELR